The DNA window AAGGTGCAAAAGGTGGAATTCTTTATTTCGAATTATCGCCAACGCGACCTGACTTGGTTTTGAAAGATTTAATCAAGATTTTTCATCCGGAATTGCTACCGAATCATAAACTTTATTTCTTTCAGAAATTGGATTAAAAAGAGCCACAAAGACACGAAGACTCAAAGAAAATTTTAAAGATAAAAACTTTGCGACTTGGTGCCTTCGTGGCAAAAAAACAAACAAGCTTGCAAAACAAAAACCGAAATACCCTTCTATTCGCCCTATTGACCTTGTCATTACTAACTTTTTTGTTGGTAAACATTAGTTTGGGATCGGTTTCCATTCCAATAAAAGACGTTTTCAATAACCTAATTGGAGGAAATTCCAGCAAAGAAACCTGGGATTATATCATCGTCAATTATAGATTACCCAAAGCCATTACAGCCATCCTCGTAGGAATGGGACTCGCCATCAGCGGTTTGTTGATGCAAACTTTATTCCGAAATCCATTGGCCGGCCCTGATGTTTTGGGATTAAGTTCCGGGGCGAGTTTGGGCGTGGCAACGGTTATTTTAGGTGCGGCTTTTCTGCCACCAATTTTGTCTTCGTTTTTGCTTTCATCTTATGGAATTATTCTCGCTTCCAGTTTAGGTAGTTTCTTGGTTTTATTGGCGGTTTTGTCGGTTTCGCAAAGATTACGCGACACAATGGCCATCTTGATCGTTGGCTTGATGTTTGGTAGTTTAACTAGTGCTTTTGTGGGAACACTAACTTATTTCAGTTCCGCCGAACAATTGCAAAAATTCACTTTTTGGTCGTTTGGAAACCTCGGAAATTTATCTTGGTCATCCATTGTGATTTTATCCGTTTGTGTGGGTATTGGTTTGCTTTTAAGTCTTGCAAACATCAAACCCTTGAACGCATTACTGCTTGGCGAAAACTACGCCCGAAGTTTGGGAATGAATTACAAAAGAACCCGAATGATTATCATTTTGGCCACCAGCATTTTGACTGGAAGTATTACTGCATTTGCCGGTCCGATTGCCTTTATAGGGTTGGCTGTGCCTCACATTGCCAAATTGATTTTTCAAACCAGCAATCACACCATTTTGTTTTGGAGTACTTTGTTATTAGGAGCAATTATTATGTTGGTTTGCGACAGTATTTCGCAACTTCCGGGCAGTGATATTACCTTGCCAATTAATGCTGTTACTTCGATTTTTGGCGCGCCAATAGTGATTTGGCTACTCATTCGAAAACGTAAAATGATGCACTAGATTTTTTAAACGCATAGAAACATAGTTTTTATTACTTTTATCAAGACGCTTCGCTTAATTGAAGTAATTCATAGTTTTATAAACGACGAATTGGGTTAAATAACCTTAAGATTCTATTTATTTAATATTAAAAAAAGCACTACTATGATAACACAAAAATATTTAGATGATTTGACTTATGAAGTCATTGGATCTGCGATTGAAGTGCATAAAATAATGGGGAGAGGTTTGCTCGAAAGTGTTTATCATCAGTGCATAAAAGAAGAATTAGCTCTTAGAAAAATAAACTTTTCTACAGAGATGAAAGTTCCTCTAGTCTATAAAACAAAAGAACTCAAAGTAGATTTTAAATGTGATTTATTTATTGAAAATTGTTTAGTTGTAGAATTAAAATCCGTAATACAACCAAATCCCATATTCGAAGCTCAACTTTTAACGTATATGAAACTTTTAAAAGCTCCAAAAGGAATTTTAATCAATTTTAATTGTTTCAATATTTTTAAAGATGGGCAAAAGACTTATGTCAACGAATATTTTAAAAATTTACCCGATAAATAAACAATTTCCCTATGTTTGAAACAAAGTTTCAACTATAAACTCTTTATTTAGAATCAAATAGCTATGTTTCTGTGAGTTTAAAATAATAATTTTATGAATAAATTTTACCCGAAAAATAAACAATTTCCCTATGTTTGAAACAAAGTTTCAACTATAAACTCTTTATTTAGAATCAAATAACTATGTTTCTATGCGTTTAAAAAATCTTTATCAAAATGAACAATACTAATATTCTTTTAACTTCAAATTTAAGCATTGGTTACAAAACCAAAAGTGCAACAACAACAACCATTGCCGAAAATCTCAAATTGAATTTAAAAAAAGGAAAACTTATCGCTTTAATCGGTGCCAACGGTATTGGAAAATCAACACTTTTAAGAACCATCACGGGAATTCAACAACCACTTGCAGGAACGGTTTCGTTGAACGAAAAGAACATTCACGAAATGGATTCCTTGACCTTGGCACAAAATTTAAGTGTCGTTTTGACCGAAAAATTGCCGCCAAGCAATTTGACGGTTTGGGAACTCATCGCTTTGGGTAGACAACCGTACACGAATTGGATTGGAACGCTTACAGACAATGATATTGCCAAAATAAACGAAGCTATTGCCCTGACTCAAATTGAGCATTTGATATCCAAAAGGCATTACGAAATCAGCGACGGACAATTGCAAATCGTTTTGATTGCAAGAGCTTTGGCTCAAGATACGCCTTTAATCATTTTGGATGAACCCACTACCCACTTGGATTTACTACACAAAGTCGTGCTTTTTAAACTCCTGAAAAAACTAACCCAAGAAACAGGAAAATGCATTTTGTTTTCAACTCACGACATCGATATGGCGATACAACTGAGCGACGAAATGATAATTATGACTCCCGAAAATACAGTACAAGATCAGCCTTGTAATTTGATTTTGAAAGGCAGTTTCAATACTTTATTCAAAGACGAACATATTGTTTTTGATAGAGAAAAGGGTAAGTTTGTGATAAGTTCATAACAACAAAACCTCCAAAAAAGGCAAAGCGTTTTAAAAGTTTATTTGGAGTAGCATTTACTAATACTAAATAAAATTATATTTTAACCAAATCTGACTAGTCTGTTTGTAATGCTAGAGAGGATCCCACCTCATCTGCGTAGAGACTTTTCTTTTCATAAAATGCCCCCAAATAGTGTCTAACTTTTTGGGGGCATTGCAATTTCGGGGCTTTTTTATGTTAAATATAAAAATGGCTAGTAGCCATAAGTACTTTATTAATTTTTTTTTAACGTTTGGTCGCTTGGCAATGTGGCGGATTAAGCAAGCGAAATCTTTCGGTTAATGACTAATTTTACAAGTACAAAACCAACTTCAAATTAAGCCTAATCCCGCCATATTGCCAAACGACGGTTATAAGCCGTTTTTATTTCCTTTTCGCCACTCTTCCAGTGTCTTCAAAGTTTTAGTTTTTGGATTGAAGTATTTTATTTCAAAAGTTTTTTGGTCTACATAATAATTTAATTCTTTATTCTCGGCTTCTACTCTAATCCAATAATAACTTTTTCCAGTATCATATGGAGATTCTAAAATGGTAGTTGAAGACCAATGTTGATTTTCAGGCATTTTTATCAGTAATTGCGTAATCTTGTGTCGTTTTTCATTATCAACATTACAAATCTCACAAATTTCAAAATTTGGATTTCCAGTAGGAAAAAAAATTTCATTCAATAGAGGCTTATTTTTTTCAAGTTCGTCAACTCTTTTTTGAGTCCATATGTAATAAATAAAATGTTTTCTCGATTTATCATCTTTGAGACCATACTTATAAGTTTTAAGAGCAGATGTTTTGTCTCCTATACTTTCATAATAATTCCCAATCGCATAATAATCACCATTCGAATTGCCAATGCTGTCAATAAATGATTTAGCTGTCTTGAAGTCTTTTAATTTGACATAATTTGCTGCATAGGAAATAGCTGTATTTCCAGTTTTGTCATCTTCGAAATTTAGTTCCCTAATCGATTCTTTGTACTTGCCAATATGATAAAACAACTCTGCCTTAAAACTATGTAAGCTTTGGTCTATGTTAGGTTTAATTTGGGATTTGTATTTATCTGTTTTATTTTGGTTTGCAGTAAATAAACTGTCAATTTTTAAAAGCACTCTATTAGGATTCTTTTCAGATTCGCGATATAATTTAGTTAAAACAACTTCGAAATTTCGCATTTCTTCTGAAATTTTTTCGTCTTCTTGATGCATTGCAATATGACTTTTTTCAAATGTCATATCAGGAGCATTTTCTTTACAAGAAAAAAGGAGTATTAACAAAAAGAATGTTGTTATTTTTAGGTTTCTCATAAATGGCTTATAACTCGTTTATAGGTCCGACAAAATCAGACTTATCACTCCAATTATGAGTGGATAGGTCTGACAGCAATCAGACTTTATTAGTATTCAAATATAGCTAAATTCCTTTATGTTTACAATGTATTTTCCTAAAAAAAATATTCAAATTTGCTATAAATAAGCCCTAAACAGTGGCCTTTTTTGTATGCTATTTTTAGTTAAATTTACTTTTCAAAAAATTAGAAGCAATGGCGTTTTTAAATAGCATTAATAGTAAAGCAAAAGCATTGCTTAATTCTGGATTTGGCACCAATTCTAGTAGTTACGGTGGGCGTTTTCTCAATAAAGATGGTACGGCAAATGTTCAAAAACGTGGAATGGGTTTTTTTAACCACATCAGTTGGTTTCACACTTTGCTCGATATGCCTTCTTGGAAGTTTATTTCTGTTATCTTATTTTTTTATATTGTTATTAATCTTGTCTTTGCGCTTATTTACTTTGCAATAGGGGTCGAGCACTTAAATGGTATTAATACTTCTAGTTCTTTATGGGTACAATTTGGACAGGCTTATTTTTTTAGCGCCCAAACTTTTACAACGGTGGGTTACGGTCATATCAGTCCGTCGGGATTTTTGACAAGTGCCATTTCGGCAGCCGAAGCGTTGACGGGTTTGCTAAGTTTTGCCATTGCTACAGGTTTATTCTTTGGGAGATTTAGTAAACCAGTAGCGTTTCTGAAATTTTCTCATAACGCAATCATTGCTCCTTATCGAGATGGTACCGCCTTGATGCTAAGGGTTACACCTTTTAAAAACACTAATTTTACTGAGGCCGAGGTCAAAGTGACATTAGGAATGAATGTTCCTGAAAATGGTGTAATGAAGAATCAATTCTATACCTTGGATTTGGAGATGGATAGAGTAAATTCCTTAAATCTAAGTTGGACCTTGGTGCATCCTATCACAGAAGAGAGTCCGTTGTATGGATTTTTAAAGGAGAATTTCACCAATACTACGGGCGAAATAATGGTTTTCGTAAAAGTCTTTGACGATATGTATAGCACGGTCGTCAGTACTCGAACTTCTTACACTTTTGCTGAGGTAGTTTATGGCGCTAAATTTAAGCCAATGTTTACTAGAAGTAATGATAATTCCAAGACTGTTTTGCATTTGAATATGCTAAACGAATTTGAGCACGTTAGTTTTTAAATAATTTGGACAAATTCAGTTCCAAAGTATTTTCTTAAAATTTCAAACTTCACATAAAAAAAGTCCCAATAAAGGGACTTTCTGACTATCATATTCTGAATTTATTTTTTCTTCAATTTCTCTTTAAAAAAATCAATAGTTCTTGTCCAGGACAAACTAGCTGCTTTTTCATCATAACGTGGAGTAGTATTGTTATGAAAACCGTGATTCACACCTTCGTAGAAATAAGCGGTGTGCTCTACTTTATTCTTTTTGAGAATGGCCTCATAAGCGGGCCAGCCTTCGTTTACTCTGCTGTCTAAACTGGCGTATTGTAAGAGTAGTGGAGTGGCTACTTTTTCGGCATCTTCAGCGGTAGGTTGTCCTCCATAATAAGGAACTGCGGCCGGTAAAGTGGGGATTTTCACGGCCATCATATTCGAAATCCAACCGCCAAAACAAAATCCTACCACGCCAACATAACCAGTACAATCTTTGTGCGATTTGAGGTATTCGTAGGCGGCAATAAAGTCTTCGAGCATTTCTTCGCGAGTTCGTTTTTTTTGTAATTCTCTTCCCGCATCATCATTGCCGGGATAACCTCCCAAGGGTGACAATGCATCGGGAGCCAAAGTAATAAAACCTTCCAAAGCGGCTCTTCTTCCTACGTCCTCAATATAGGGATTTAGGCCGCGATTTTCGTGTACAACAATAATTCCCGGTAATTTTTTCTTGGTTCCCGTGGGTTGTGATAAAAGCCCTTTTATTTTTCCTCCGCCTTTTGGAGATTCGTAGGTTATGAATTCTGATTTTAGCCTTGGATCTTCCGGTTTTATAGTAATCGAATCCACGTAATTGGGTGTCATAAAACTGAGTAAGGTGGGCAAAGTGAGGCTTCCCACGGCAAAAACGGATAGTTTTTCGATGAATTCCCTTCTTTCGATTTTGTTGTGGGCGTAGTCGTCGTACAAGTCAAATACTTCTTGACTAATAGCTTCTTTAGTTATCTTTTTCATAATAGCTGTTTTTGAAGCCTACAATTTAGCAAATAATATGATTGTCGCCTTATTTTTTTTAAAGCGCAATAAGTCAGAGAGTTTTTTTGAGCATCTGCCAATATATGCAAAGTCGACCTCCGACGTCTTGTTTCAAAAAACAACTTTAAAATGTGGTGCGTGCTGGCAATCGAATGTATTCGGCTACCGAAAAATTAGATGCAAAATAAGATGCTCAAGGCTTGTTCAACATTCGTATTATCCAATTGGTTTTTTACAATGCTATGCAGTTTTTTGTATTTTTCTTCTGAATCAGGAGTTTGTAAAGCGGCAATAACTTCTGGTATTTTTTTGCATTTTGCAATGGATTCAAGCGAAGGTTTCTCGGCCATATTTCCTAACCTTCCCAAATCATTTCCAGTTAAGACTTTACTATTTATGGCGTGTATTGGCAAAGCATCTACGCCAATTCCCTTGCTATAAATAGGTTTTGGAATTTCAAATAGCGAATCTTTACCTGCTCTGCAATACCAATTTCCGCCCATTCGCGCCACCAAATCCAGTTTTTCGGTAGCTAAATTGCCGTCGTTTCCTTTGTATTCATTTCTGATATGAATATTTACTACTCTCGAAATGATTAAATTGCCGGCGCCACCCTCGGCACCTAATTCAATCACATTTTCGACAATACATTCAAATGAAATTGGGGCTTCGGCAACTCGTGGTGGTTTTACCTTGTCGGAGGCAACGGGAGTAAATCCAGATTTTGTAAATTCATTTATTCCTTTTTTGTATTCTGTGCTGGAGAGTGACATTTGTTCCACCATTGGAAAATTGACAATATTGATCACTACCTCATTGACTTCTTTGACATTTTCGTAAGTGTGCTTTGTCGTGCTATCTTTTATTCTTCTAGCGGGCGAAAATATCAGGATAGGCGGGTTGGCACTAAAAACATTAAAAAAACTAAATGGACTCAAATTCACATTTCCATTTTTGTCCACGGTACTTGCTAATGCAATAGGTCTTGGCGCAACGGCTGTTAGCAATAGTTGCTGTAACTCCACTGTGGAGATCGTGTTTGGGTCTATTGTGGTCGTTTTTTCTTCCATTTGAAATACTTTATAATGCCGGTAATAATTGCGATTTGACTTCGCCAAAGCCCACTCGAATGCCGTCTTTTTCGCAAAAACCTCTCATAATCACGGTGTCAAAATCTTCGATAAAAGTTCTTTTTTCGCCATCATTTAAAGTGATTGGTTTTTGACCTCCCCAAGCGAGTTCTAGCATAGAACCAAAACTATTGGATTCTTTCCCGCTAATAGTGCCCGATGCCATCAAGTCGCCTATTTTTACATTGCAGCCATTGCTGGTGTGGTGGGCCAATTGCTGTGACATATTCCAATACATATATTTAAAATTAGAATGTGATACTATCGTTTCAGACTTGTCTTTTGGCTCAATCGCTACTTCCAAATTTATGTCATAATTTTTTAGACCATCATACTCCAAGTACGGCAATACTTTTGGATTTTGTTCTGGTCCTTTAATTCTAAATGGTTCTAAAGCTTCTAAAGTTACTACCCACGGAGACATTGAGGAGCCGAAGTTTTTTGCTAAAAAGGGGCCTAGCGGAACGTATTCCCATTTTTGAATATCCCTTGCCGACCAATCGTTGAATAACACTTTTCCAAAAATATAGTTCTCGGCATCAGCCGTATTTATTTTTGTACCTAGACTAGTATTTTGGCCAATAATAAAACCCATTTCTAATTCAAAGTCGACACGACACGAGGCTTTAAACACTGGAGCATCTGAATTAGGTGGTTGAACTTGTCCCATCGGTCGATGAATGTTTTCACCACTCACGACAATCGAAGAGGCTCTGCCATGATATCCCACAGGCAAATGTTTCCAATTGGGTAAAAGCGCATTATCGGGATCTCGAAACATCATTCCTACATTGGTTGCGTGCTCGATGCTGGAATAAAAATCGGTGTAATCGCCAATCGCAATCGGCAGATGCATTTGAACCTCGCTTTGCAAATGAAATAGGTTTTTACTCTTTTTAAAAACAGAATTTTCGTCGCACAATTCCTTTTGAATAATTTCGCGAACGGTATTGGTTTTCTCTTTTCCTAAAGCAATAAAGTCGTTTAAAAAATTATTTTTAAACACACTTTTTTTAATTTTCAATCCTTTAAAAACGCCTAATTTTCGTGCAATAGTGAGATCTAAAATTTGATTTCCAATTGCAATGCAAACTCTCGGTTTTGTGGAAGGAGTGGAATAAATTCCGAAGGGAATATTATAAATTGTAAAATCGGATGGATCGGGTATGGAAATCCAAGTTTTCATAAGGTGATTTTTTAGGTTTCGAAATTATTTACAACGGAGGTTAAAAGATTCTCTTTTTGGCCATCAAATTAAAGTATCAATTTTGGTTAACTAATTAAATTCATTCCATTAGAAATTAATTTTTCGAGATTACTGTCTGATTTCAAATGGGTTAAATGGTCATAAACCACTTTTTTTAGTGGAGTATCAGCATTGAAAACTAGTTCGTAAATCTCCAAGGGCAAAAGCCAATCTTTGGGGTATTTGTCTTTTAACTCGTCTAATATTTTGGACAGCAATTCGATATCCACAATTTTAGTATCGCGCATATCTCTCACTGTTTGATAGTGTTGGTGCAGATTTAATTCGGATTCCGAATAGTTTATTTTATGGGTTTTAACAGTAGAAACTTGGTATAAATCCTGAAAAGATTCAACCGCTGCAGGACCTGCATAAGCCGAAATAATTTCTTTTCCGATAGCCATATCATAAACGCCCCATTCAGGCTGAAAGAGGATGTTTTCATAATGCGATACGGTACAATCTTGGAACGAGATTAGGATTATTTTCCCTCTTAAATCACGCTTTCCAGTAATAATCTGGCCTTCCACTTTTATTCCACCTTCGAATAAAAGAGTAGTTCGCTTTCCTTCATAAATGCCGTAGATTTCTAAATCGCGGGGCGACATATCCTCGATGGCCAAATTGATTCCTTCTAATTTTCCTATCGGGCTTCCGAAACCTGCCGCGTGATAACTGGTTCCGTGTCCGATTAGTTCTTTGTCTCTTGAAGCCAAAGCACTTTTCCCACTGGTTTGAATATAAATCGGTTTATTTTCACTACTGATGACCTTCGAAAATAGTCCAGAAATTTGAATTCCTGTACTCAGCTCGATGGTACCAATGTTTTTGGATTGAATCAATTTTTCAACTCCAGAAAGTCCGCCAGTCCGCAAAGCCATTTTATTGGCAAATTTTTCCAAAACGTAACTTAAATAAGCAAAATCGGGTGTTACAAAAAGCTGTGGTTGCTGCTTTGTAATGTCAAAACTTACATTTGCCGCTTCTATTGAAAAAGGTATTTTTTTGACACTGTCTTGCAAACATAATTTGCTTTCTCCAATAGAAGATAATAATCCAGCACCATATATTTTCGGATTCGATAATTCCCCAATTAAACCATACTCGACGGTCCACCAATGGAGATTTCGAATCTGAGCCATTTCTGATAATTCACCCATATTGTTTTGAATATCATTTAAAACGGCAAGTGCTTCTTCTATTTCTGGTTCGGGCGTATTGGGATCCTCTTTTAAAATAGATACTTTTCTGACGGCTTCATATAATTCATAATCTTTAGAGGAAGAAATTGCTTTACTGCCAATTTCGCCAAATCGCCTCAGGTATTCTGCATATTCGGGGTTTGCAATAATTGGAGCATGTCCTGCAGCCTCGTGAATAATATCGGGGGCTGGAGTATAGGCAATATGATCAATGGTACGAATATCAGAGGCGATTACGAGTACATTATAAGCCTGAAACTCCATAAACGCATTTGGCGGAATAAAACCATCTACTGAAACCGCTGCCCAACCAATGTCCTTCAGGATGCGATTCATGCCTTCCATTTCAGGAATTTTGTCGATGGAAATTCCTGTTTTGGCAATCCCTTCCAGATAATAGCCGTGAGCTACATTTGGCAAATAATTCGTATTTAATCGCATCACATAACGCCAAACAGCTTGATTTTGCGCGGTGTATTGCTCGTAGGGCTGCTTGACAATAAATTCATGCAAATGCTTGGGCAGTCGTTTTGTTACTGTATTCCATTTCAATTGATGACTTAGACCCCTTTCCATAGTAGCTTTTATAAATTTATAATGTTCCTCTATTTTGTTGTTCTCTTTCGATAGCTTCAAATAAAGATTTGAAGTTTCCTACACCAAAAGATTGTGCACCTTTTCGCTGTATCACTTCAAAAAACATCGTCGGACGATCGACAATGGGTTTCGTAAACAATTGCAATAAATAGCCTTCTTCGTCCCGGTCAATTAAAATTCCGTGTTTTTTTAGTGTTTCTACATCTTCATCAATGGCTCCCACTCGGGCTATTAAATCATCATAATAGGCTTCGGGTACATACAAAAATTCTACTCCTCGGTCTCGCATTGCTGAAACAGTCGAGACAATATCGTCAGTGGCTACGGCGATATGTTGGACTCCAGGACCACCATAGAAATCTAAATATTCTTCAATCTGGGATTTCTTTATTCCTTTGGCAGGTTCATTAATTGGAAATTTGATTCTGCCATTTCCGTTACTCATCACCTTGCTCATTAGTGCCGTGTAATCTGTAGAAATATCGTCGTCAGTAAAAGAAATAATTTGGGCAAATCCCATCACTTCCGCATAAAATTTACACCAAGTATTCATTTCGCTCCAGCCGACGTTGCCTACCATGTGGTCTATAAATTTTAACCCAATAGGTTCGGGATTATAGTGTGATTCCCATTTTTTATAACCGGGTAAAAATACTCCATTATAATTTTTTCGTTCTACAAAAAGGTGAACTGTTTCGCCGTAAGTGTAAATTCCTGAGCGAATGACATAGCCCTTTTCATCGGCTTCTTTTGTAGGCTCCATAAAGGGTTTTGCACCTCTTTTGGTGGTTTCTTCGAAAGCCTTTGTAGCATCCTCAACCCAGAGTGCAATGACCTTAACGCCGTCTCCGTGTTTGTTTATGTGCTCATTAATTAATCCATCTTTTCCCAACGGAGTGGTTAGCACAAGTATTATCTTATCTTGTTTTAATACATAAGAAACACGATCTTTAAGTCCTGTTTCTAGACCGGCATAAGCGTGCGACTGAAATCCAAAAGCGGTTTTGTAAAAGTGAGCACTTTGCTTTGCATTTCCTACATATAACTCCACATAATCGGTTCCTAACAAAGGAAGAAAGTCTTCCGCATCAGAAAACAGTTTTTTAAGTCCGTATTCTGTGTTTTGGAGCCCTTTTAATTGTTTAATTTCTGCCATTTTGTTTGTTATTAGGATTTAATGATGGCTATCAAGCCAAGATTGATAATAGTCTTCATCGGCAATCTTCAATGCTTCGTCAGTAACCATAAGGGGTTTGAATGTATCGACCATCACCGCTAACTCCAAAGTTTCTTTTTTGCCAATACTTTTTTCCATTGTTCCCGGATGTGGTCCGTGTGGTATACCCGCAGGATGCAGAGTGATTTGACCTTTTTCTACATTTTTTCTACTCATAAAATCACCATCAACATAGTACAAAACCTCGTCGGAATCGATATTGCTGTGATGATACGGTGCTGGAATAGCTTGGGGATGATAATCGTAAAGCCTCGGTACAAATGAACATA is part of the Flavobacterium nackdongense genome and encodes:
- a CDS encoding FecCD family ABC transporter permease, with amino-acid sequence MQNKNRNTLLFALLTLSLLTFLLVNISLGSVSIPIKDVFNNLIGGNSSKETWDYIIVNYRLPKAITAILVGMGLAISGLLMQTLFRNPLAGPDVLGLSSGASLGVATVILGAAFLPPILSSFLLSSYGIILASSLGSFLVLLAVLSVSQRLRDTMAILIVGLMFGSLTSAFVGTLTYFSSAEQLQKFTFWSFGNLGNLSWSSIVILSVCVGIGLLLSLANIKPLNALLLGENYARSLGMNYKRTRMIIILATSILTGSITAFAGPIAFIGLAVPHIAKLIFQTSNHTILFWSTLLLGAIIMLVCDSISQLPGSDITLPINAVTSIFGAPIVIWLLIRKRKMMH
- a CDS encoding GxxExxY protein — translated: MITQKYLDDLTYEVIGSAIEVHKIMGRGLLESVYHQCIKEELALRKINFSTEMKVPLVYKTKELKVDFKCDLFIENCLVVELKSVIQPNPIFEAQLLTYMKLLKAPKGILINFNCFNIFKDGQKTYVNEYFKNLPDK
- a CDS encoding ABC transporter ATP-binding protein; this encodes MNNTNILLTSNLSIGYKTKSATTTTIAENLKLNLKKGKLIALIGANGIGKSTLLRTITGIQQPLAGTVSLNEKNIHEMDSLTLAQNLSVVLTEKLPPSNLTVWELIALGRQPYTNWIGTLTDNDIAKINEAIALTQIEHLISKRHYEISDGQLQIVLIARALAQDTPLIILDEPTTHLDLLHKVVLFKLLKKLTQETGKCILFSTHDIDMAIQLSDEMIIMTPENTVQDQPCNLILKGSFNTLFKDEHIVFDREKGKFVISS
- a CDS encoding ion channel, with translation MAFLNSINSKAKALLNSGFGTNSSSYGGRFLNKDGTANVQKRGMGFFNHISWFHTLLDMPSWKFISVILFFYIVINLVFALIYFAIGVEHLNGINTSSSLWVQFGQAYFFSAQTFTTVGYGHISPSGFLTSAISAAEALTGLLSFAIATGLFFGRFSKPVAFLKFSHNAIIAPYRDGTALMLRVTPFKNTNFTEAEVKVTLGMNVPENGVMKNQFYTLDLEMDRVNSLNLSWTLVHPITEESPLYGFLKENFTNTTGEIMVFVKVFDDMYSTVVSTRTSYTFAEVVYGAKFKPMFTRSNDNSKTVLHLNMLNEFEHVSF
- a CDS encoding dienelactone hydrolase family protein, producing MKKITKEAISQEVFDLYDDYAHNKIERREFIEKLSVFAVGSLTLPTLLSFMTPNYVDSITIKPEDPRLKSEFITYESPKGGGKIKGLLSQPTGTKKKLPGIIVVHENRGLNPYIEDVGRRAALEGFITLAPDALSPLGGYPGNDDAGRELQKKRTREEMLEDFIAAYEYLKSHKDCTGYVGVVGFCFGGWISNMMAVKIPTLPAAVPYYGGQPTAEDAEKVATPLLLQYASLDSRVNEGWPAYEAILKKNKVEHTAYFYEGVNHGFHNNTTPRYDEKAASLSWTRTIDFFKEKLKKK
- a CDS encoding flavin reductase family protein, which codes for MEEKTTTIDPNTISTVELQQLLLTAVAPRPIALASTVDKNGNVNLSPFSFFNVFSANPPILIFSPARRIKDSTTKHTYENVKEVNEVVINIVNFPMVEQMSLSSTEYKKGINEFTKSGFTPVASDKVKPPRVAEAPISFECIVENVIELGAEGGAGNLIISRVVNIHIRNEYKGNDGNLATEKLDLVARMGGNWYCRAGKDSLFEIPKPIYSKGIGVDALPIHAINSKVLTGNDLGRLGNMAEKPSLESIAKCKKIPEVIAALQTPDSEEKYKKLHSIVKNQLDNTNVEQALSILFCI
- the fahA gene encoding fumarylacetoacetase, which gives rise to MKTWISIPDPSDFTIYNIPFGIYSTPSTKPRVCIAIGNQILDLTIARKLGVFKGLKIKKSVFKNNFLNDFIALGKEKTNTVREIIQKELCDENSVFKKSKNLFHLQSEVQMHLPIAIGDYTDFYSSIEHATNVGMMFRDPDNALLPNWKHLPVGYHGRASSIVVSGENIHRPMGQVQPPNSDAPVFKASCRVDFELEMGFIIGQNTSLGTKINTADAENYIFGKVLFNDWSARDIQKWEYVPLGPFLAKNFGSSMSPWVVTLEALEPFRIKGPEQNPKVLPYLEYDGLKNYDINLEVAIEPKDKSETIVSHSNFKYMYWNMSQQLAHHTSNGCNVKIGDLMASGTISGKESNSFGSMLELAWGGQKPITLNDGEKRTFIEDFDTVIMRGFCEKDGIRVGFGEVKSQLLPAL
- a CDS encoding aromatic amino acid hydroxylase → MERGLSHQLKWNTVTKRLPKHLHEFIVKQPYEQYTAQNQAVWRYVMRLNTNYLPNVAHGYYLEGIAKTGISIDKIPEMEGMNRILKDIGWAAVSVDGFIPPNAFMEFQAYNVLVIASDIRTIDHIAYTPAPDIIHEAAGHAPIIANPEYAEYLRRFGEIGSKAISSSKDYELYEAVRKVSILKEDPNTPEPEIEEALAVLNDIQNNMGELSEMAQIRNLHWWTVEYGLIGELSNPKIYGAGLLSSIGESKLCLQDSVKKIPFSIEAANVSFDITKQQPQLFVTPDFAYLSYVLEKFANKMALRTGGLSGVEKLIQSKNIGTIELSTGIQISGLFSKVISSENKPIYIQTSGKSALASRDKELIGHGTSYHAAGFGSPIGKLEGINLAIEDMSPRDLEIYGIYEGKRTTLLFEGGIKVEGQIITGKRDLRGKIILISFQDCTVSHYENILFQPEWGVYDMAIGKEIISAYAGPAAVESFQDLYQVSTVKTHKINYSESELNLHQHYQTVRDMRDTKIVDIELLSKILDELKDKYPKDWLLPLEIYELVFNADTPLKKVVYDHLTHLKSDSNLEKLISNGMNLIS
- the hppD gene encoding 4-hydroxyphenylpyruvate dioxygenase produces the protein MAEIKQLKGLQNTEYGLKKLFSDAEDFLPLLGTDYVELYVGNAKQSAHFYKTAFGFQSHAYAGLETGLKDRVSYVLKQDKIILVLTTPLGKDGLINEHINKHGDGVKVIALWVEDATKAFEETTKRGAKPFMEPTKEADEKGYVIRSGIYTYGETVHLFVERKNYNGVFLPGYKKWESHYNPEPIGLKFIDHMVGNVGWSEMNTWCKFYAEVMGFAQIISFTDDDISTDYTALMSKVMSNGNGRIKFPINEPAKGIKKSQIEEYLDFYGGPGVQHIAVATDDIVSTVSAMRDRGVEFLYVPEAYYDDLIARVGAIDEDVETLKKHGILIDRDEEGYLLQLFTKPIVDRPTMFFEVIQRKGAQSFGVGNFKSLFEAIEREQQNRGTL